One stretch of Streptomyces sp. NBC_01363 DNA includes these proteins:
- a CDS encoding serine/threonine-protein kinase produces the protein MAGARIQTLGGDDPAVLGPYRLIGRLASGGMGRIYLARGGERGGRGLVAVKTLLAEGTVSEIDRRRFAREVSLAQRVDSAYTARVRDADPDAERPWMAIDYIAAPPLSELVRNCGVLPASAVRWIAAGTAEALVTLHGVGIVHRDVKPQNVLLPLEGPRVIDFGISHASDLTLTGLTLGTIAFTSPEQARGEASTAASDVYSLGATLFLLATGRPPYAADGDTLRLLARVQRGELDLDGLPKELVATVRPCLAVDPARRPEPAELLARFREDQAGLPATHSGTRWLPPRWTALIGAYATQGLELANDRHAHPVAPTVDQRTKVVPPPPPTLVYPPEREARAARDRARRERARQDLAVLAELAERQRAEQAEREQAERDQAERVERERAERERVEAARQEARRTERERAERERAERERAERERAEAARLEAERVERERAAQERARRERAAQERASRERAERQRAEQAARAARARAASSTTASPTPGTTRATPPPAAPSGGSSNWGWLVAVAVVVALVVWQPWEAGKGSGSGASSAGTTSAGAVTSGSDLDTHTDGSGTDSDNYGDSGSGSGGSSTDDSGSGTEESSPTPTPTPTPTPTPDATDLAFAAVRAGDCLDVYNDGHGNMSATSPVRVGCRASNAYMHVNRVSTAAGASSSCDSGPGFTWWRKSGADGVVRTLCLDRVYQVGQCFPAQVKGATNADLTVVWNCNASTVPRAGQSILRITGYYKAPAPGTNWTCPAGRGERFWYWPVNNGRSIICASGA, from the coding sequence ATGGCCGGGGCGCGGATTCAGACGCTGGGCGGGGACGATCCGGCGGTGCTCGGGCCGTACCGGCTGATCGGACGCCTGGCGTCCGGCGGCATGGGGCGGATCTATCTGGCCCGCGGCGGCGAGCGCGGCGGGCGGGGGCTCGTCGCCGTGAAGACGCTGCTGGCCGAGGGGACCGTCAGCGAGATCGACCGGCGGCGCTTCGCCCGCGAGGTGTCGCTCGCGCAACGGGTCGACAGCGCGTACACGGCGCGCGTACGGGACGCCGACCCCGACGCCGAGCGGCCGTGGATGGCCATCGACTACATCGCCGCACCGCCGCTCTCCGAACTCGTGCGCAACTGCGGGGTGTTGCCCGCTTCGGCCGTACGGTGGATCGCCGCCGGGACCGCGGAGGCACTGGTCACCCTGCACGGGGTGGGCATCGTCCACCGCGATGTGAAGCCGCAGAACGTGCTGCTGCCGCTGGAGGGTCCCCGGGTCATCGACTTCGGCATCTCGCACGCCAGTGACCTCACGCTCACCGGCCTCACGCTCGGCACGATCGCCTTCACCTCCCCCGAACAGGCCCGTGGCGAGGCGTCGACCGCCGCATCCGACGTCTACTCCCTGGGTGCCACGCTGTTCCTGCTCGCCACCGGGCGCCCGCCGTACGCCGCGGACGGCGACACGCTGCGGCTGCTGGCCCGCGTCCAGCGCGGCGAGCTCGACCTCGACGGCCTGCCGAAGGAGCTCGTCGCGACGGTCCGGCCCTGCCTGGCCGTCGACCCGGCCCGGCGCCCCGAGCCCGCGGAGCTGCTCGCCCGGTTCCGCGAGGACCAGGCCGGCCTGCCTGCTACGCACAGCGGCACCCGGTGGCTGCCGCCGCGATGGACGGCGCTGATCGGCGCGTACGCGACGCAGGGCCTGGAACTCGCGAACGACCGCCATGCGCACCCGGTGGCCCCGACCGTCGACCAGCGCACGAAGGTGGTGCCGCCCCCGCCCCCGACACTGGTCTACCCGCCGGAGCGCGAGGCCCGCGCGGCCCGTGACCGCGCCCGCCGCGAGCGTGCGAGGCAGGACCTGGCGGTACTCGCGGAGCTGGCGGAGCGGCAGCGGGCGGAGCAGGCCGAACGGGAACAGGCGGAGCGCGACCAGGCCGAACGCGTCGAACGGGAGCGGGCGGAACGGGAACGCGTGGAGGCGGCCCGCCAGGAGGCCAGGCGTACGGAACGGGAGCGGGCGGAACGGGAGCGGGCGGAACGGGAGCGGGCGGAACGGGAGCGGGCGGAGGCGGCCCGGCTGGAGGCCGAGCGCGTCGAACGCGAACGGGCCGCGCAGGAGCGGGCCAGGCGGGAGCGGGCCGCGCAGGAGCGGGCCAGCCGGGAGCGGGCCGAAAGGCAGCGCGCCGAGCAGGCGGCCCGTGCCGCTCGGGCGCGTGCCGCCTCGTCCACCACCGCCTCGCCCACCCCGGGCACGACGCGCGCGACGCCCCCGCCGGCCGCGCCTTCGGGCGGCTCCTCGAACTGGGGCTGGCTGGTCGCCGTGGCCGTCGTCGTCGCCCTGGTGGTCTGGCAGCCCTGGGAAGCGGGGAAGGGGAGCGGCAGCGGGGCGTCCTCCGCCGGTACCACCAGTGCCGGCGCCGTCACCTCCGGCAGCGACCTCGACACCCATACGGACGGCAGCGGCACCGACTCCGACAACTACGGCGACAGCGGTTCCGGCAGCGGCGGCAGCAGCACCGACGACTCCGGCAGCGGCACCGAGGAGTCGTCACCCACCCCCACGCCCACCCCCACTCCGACTCCCACCCCGGACGCCACCGATCTGGCGTTCGCGGCGGTGCGCGCCGGTGACTGTCTCGACGTGTACAACGACGGGCACGGCAACATGAGCGCCACCAGCCCGGTCCGGGTGGGCTGCCGGGCGTCGAACGCCTACATGCATGTCAATCGCGTCAGCACCGCCGCCGGGGCCTCAAGCTCCTGCGACAGCGGGCCGGGCTTCACCTGGTGGCGCAAGTCCGGTGCGGACGGTGTCGTGAGGACGCTCTGCCTCGACCGCGTGTACCAGGTGGGCCAGTGCTTCCCCGCGCAGGTCAAGGGGGCCACCAACGCCGATCTGACGGTGGTGTGGAACTGCAACGCGTCGACCGTGCCCCGGGCCGGCCAGTCGATCCTCCGGATCACCGGCTACTACAAGGCGCCCGCGCCCGGCACGAACTGGACCTGTCCGGCCGGGCGCGGAGAGCGGTTCTGGTACTGGCCGGTGAACAACGGCCGGAGCATCATCTGCGCGTCGGGGGCCTGA
- a CDS encoding RidA family protein, whose protein sequence is MTEKIALTPSTHTTPPAKFSHGVKKGNILQVAGQVGFLPAVEGQAPTPAGPTLREQTLQTFANVKAILEEGGASWDDVMMMRVYLTDVDHFAEMNEIYNTYFGEQDLKAAPAARTTVYVGLPKGLLIEIDALAVLG, encoded by the coding sequence ATGACCGAGAAGATCGCCCTCACCCCGAGCACCCACACCACGCCCCCCGCGAAGTTCTCGCACGGGGTGAAGAAGGGGAACATCCTCCAGGTCGCCGGCCAGGTCGGCTTCCTGCCCGCGGTCGAGGGCCAGGCCCCGACCCCCGCCGGTCCGACGCTGCGCGAGCAGACCCTCCAGACCTTCGCCAACGTCAAGGCGATCCTGGAGGAGGGCGGCGCGAGCTGGGACGACGTGATGATGATGCGCGTCTACCTCACGGACGTGGACCACTTCGCCGAGATGAACGAGATCTACAACACCTACTTCGGCGAGCAGGACCTCAAGGCCGCCCCCGCCGCCCGCACGACGGTCTACGTCGGCCTCCCCAAGGGCCTGCTCATCGAGATCGACGCGCTCGCGGTCCTCGGCTGA
- a CDS encoding IclR family transcriptional regulator — protein MSQTVDRALSILPLLAQGPADLGQVAERLGVHKSTALRLLRTLHEHGLVYRQQDQRYRLGARLFALAQEAVENLDVREIAHPHLVELNESCGHTVHLAVYEEQEVLYIDKVESRYPVRMYSRIGKPVAITVAAVAKLLLADLTEPERRAVAEKLDYPMYTSRSTPNAGAFLKELTVVREQGWATDLGGHEESINCVGAPIRGADGRVVAAMSVSAPNVVVTAEELLTLLPLVRRTADSISREYSGTTRPKKA, from the coding sequence ATGAGTCAGACCGTCGACCGGGCGCTGAGCATCCTGCCGCTGCTCGCCCAGGGACCCGCCGACCTCGGCCAGGTCGCCGAGCGGCTCGGCGTCCACAAGTCCACGGCGCTGCGCCTGCTCCGTACGCTCCACGAGCACGGACTCGTCTACCGCCAGCAGGACCAGCGCTACCGCCTCGGCGCCCGCCTCTTCGCCCTCGCGCAGGAGGCCGTCGAGAACCTCGACGTACGGGAGATCGCCCACCCCCACCTCGTCGAACTCAACGAGAGCTGCGGTCACACCGTGCATCTCGCGGTGTACGAGGAGCAGGAGGTCCTCTACATCGACAAGGTCGAGAGCCGCTACCCGGTCAGGATGTACTCGCGGATCGGCAAGCCCGTCGCGATCACCGTCGCCGCCGTCGCGAAGCTGCTCCTCGCCGACCTCACCGAGCCCGAGCGGCGCGCCGTCGCCGAGAAGCTCGACTACCCCATGTACACGTCCCGTTCGACCCCGAACGCCGGTGCCTTCCTCAAGGAGCTCACCGTCGTCCGCGAACAGGGCTGGGCCACCGACCTCGGCGGCCACGAGGAGTCCATCAACTGCGTCGGCGCCCCCATCCGGGGGGCGGACGGGCGGGTCGTGGCCGCGATGTCGGTCTCCGCGCCCAATGTCGTCGTCACGGCCGAGGAACTCCTCACCCTGCTCCCGCTGGTGCGCCGCACCGCCGACTCCATCAGCCGGGAGTACTCCGGCACCACCCGACCCAAGAAAGCCTGA
- a CDS encoding sugar kinase: protein MPGTPARTAEAATAAEVVCLGESMVTFLPSQPGRLADVPSFGRGIGGAESNVACALAAAGHRAAWVSRVGADGFGDHLVEAITGYGVDTSGVRRDPSRPTGIYFRTATDRAADVHEVAYYRAGSAASAMSPRNIPYETLPAARVLHLSGITAALSADCLALLHDLTAPRPGRPLISFDVNHRPGLWRDADASPGVLLDLARRSDLVFVGEDEAEEAWGVTGAEAIRTALPEPSVLVVKRGSDGATVFSGAGDVTTVPALRVDVVAPVGAGDAFAAGFLSATLHDLPVRDRVRHGHLMAAAVLTVPGDLTAPPARAHADALAALDDEAWGRLRLGPGWTGDDQEVRTT, encoded by the coding sequence GTGCCCGGAACCCCGGCCAGGACCGCCGAAGCCGCCACGGCCGCCGAAGTCGTGTGCCTCGGCGAGTCCATGGTGACGTTCCTGCCGTCGCAGCCCGGACGCCTCGCCGACGTACCTTCCTTCGGCCGCGGCATCGGCGGCGCCGAGTCCAATGTCGCCTGCGCGCTGGCCGCCGCCGGGCACCGGGCGGCCTGGGTCAGCCGAGTCGGCGCGGACGGGTTCGGCGACCATCTCGTCGAGGCGATCACCGGATACGGGGTCGACACCTCCGGTGTGCGGCGCGATCCGTCGCGGCCCACCGGGATCTACTTCCGCACCGCGACCGACCGGGCCGCCGATGTGCACGAGGTCGCCTACTACCGGGCCGGGTCCGCCGCGTCCGCGATGTCCCCGCGGAACATCCCGTACGAGACGCTGCCCGCGGCCCGGGTCCTGCACCTGTCCGGCATCACCGCGGCGCTCTCCGCCGACTGCCTGGCCCTGCTCCACGACCTGACCGCGCCCCGGCCCGGCCGCCCGCTGATCTCCTTCGACGTCAACCACCGGCCGGGCCTGTGGCGCGACGCCGACGCGTCCCCCGGGGTGCTCCTCGACCTGGCCCGCCGCAGCGACCTGGTCTTCGTCGGCGAGGACGAGGCGGAGGAGGCATGGGGGGTGACGGGCGCGGAGGCGATCCGCACGGCGTTGCCGGAGCCGTCCGTCCTGGTCGTGAAGCGAGGATCCGACGGGGCGACGGTCTTCTCGGGCGCCGGAGACGTCACCACCGTCCCCGCCCTCCGCGTGGACGTCGTCGCACCCGTCGGCGCCGGCGACGCCTTCGCCGCCGGGTTCCTCTCCGCCACCCTCCACGACCTCCCCGTGCGCGACCGCGTCCGGCACGGCCACCTCATGGCCGCCGCCGTCCTCACCGTCCCCGGCGACCTCACCGCCCCGCCGGCCCGCGCGCACGCCGACGCCCTTGCCGCCCTGGACGACGAGGCCTGGGGGAGACTTCGACTCGGCCCCGGGTGGACGGGGGACGACCAGGAGGTACGTACGACATGA
- a CDS encoding alanine racemase yields the protein MTSIEEAPLAADRPVSGLADELVDHRFKALPPDAEGLTVGALAAERRNLFTGGFTTPVLALSAESVEHNLALLETYAERHGLAFAPHGKTSMSPQLFARQLEHGAWGITAAVPHQARVYRAYGIRRIFLANELVDAAALRWLAGELDSDPEFRFICYVDSVRGVELMDEALRAAGASRAVDVVVELGAGEGARTGVRTEAECAAVAEAVAATGTLRLVGVAGYEGEVPDASGERVRDWVRRLVALAVDFDRAGRFAAADGEIVISAGGSAWFDAVADVFAEIPELSAPVLKLLRSGAYVSHDDGHYRHLTPFNRVPEEGVLQPAFRLWAQVVSRPTAEQAFLNAGKRDAAYDLDLPEAQVVRSGRDGAVRPAAGVSVSGLSDQHAWVRTEPGAELEVGDWVGMGLSHPCTSFDKWQLIPLVTADGTVTDYIRTFF from the coding sequence ATGACTTCGATCGAGGAGGCCCCCTTGGCCGCCGACCGTCCTGTGTCCGGACTCGCCGACGAGCTGGTCGACCACCGCTTCAAGGCACTCCCGCCCGATGCGGAGGGCCTGACCGTCGGCGCCCTCGCCGCCGAGCGGCGCAACCTCTTCACGGGCGGCTTCACCACCCCGGTGCTCGCCCTGTCCGCCGAGTCGGTCGAGCACAACCTCGCCCTTCTGGAGACGTACGCGGAGCGCCACGGGCTCGCGTTCGCCCCGCACGGCAAGACCTCCATGTCCCCGCAGCTCTTCGCCCGCCAGCTGGAGCACGGCGCCTGGGGCATCACCGCGGCCGTGCCGCACCAGGCGCGGGTCTACCGGGCGTACGGAATCCGGCGGATCTTCCTCGCCAACGAGCTCGTCGACGCCGCGGCCCTGCGCTGGCTCGCCGGCGAGCTGGACTCCGACCCGGAGTTCCGCTTCATCTGTTACGTCGACTCGGTGCGCGGCGTGGAGCTGATGGACGAGGCGCTGCGCGCGGCGGGCGCCTCCCGCGCCGTCGACGTCGTCGTGGAGCTGGGCGCGGGCGAGGGTGCGCGCACCGGCGTCCGCACCGAGGCCGAGTGCGCGGCGGTGGCCGAGGCGGTGGCGGCGACCGGGACCCTGCGTCTGGTGGGCGTGGCCGGTTACGAGGGCGAGGTGCCGGACGCGTCCGGCGAGCGGGTACGGGACTGGGTGCGCCGGCTCGTCGCGCTGGCCGTCGACTTCGACCGCGCGGGGCGCTTCGCGGCGGCCGACGGGGAGATCGTGATCAGCGCGGGCGGCAGCGCGTGGTTCGACGCGGTGGCGGACGTCTTCGCGGAGATCCCGGAGCTCTCCGCGCCGGTGCTGAAGCTGCTGCGCTCGGGGGCCTATGTCTCGCACGACGACGGCCACTACCGCCATCTGACCCCGTTCAACCGGGTGCCGGAGGAGGGGGTGCTGCAGCCCGCCTTCCGGCTCTGGGCGCAGGTCGTGTCGCGCCCGACGGCCGAGCAGGCGTTCCTCAACGCGGGCAAGCGGGACGCGGCGTACGACCTCGACCTTCCCGAGGCGCAGGTCGTGCGGTCCGGCCGGGACGGCGCGGTCCGGCCGGCCGCGGGTGTCTCGGTCAGTGGTCTGTCGGACCAGCACGCGTGGGTGCGTACGGAGCCCGGCGCCGAGCTGGAGGTGGGCGACTGGGTGGGGATGGGCCTGTCGCATCCGTGCACGAGCTTCGACAAGTGGCAGTTGATTCCGCTGGTCACGGCGGACGGCACGGTCACGGACTACATCCGCACCTTCTTCTGA
- a CDS encoding amidohydrolase family protein: MDLVIRNTHVVDGTGAPGHRADVAIADGRIAEIRPEGSPGPRPSARRTLDADGLVLSPGFIDMHAHSDLALLRDPDHSAKAAQGVTLEVLGQDGLSYAPVDDRTLAEVRRSITGWNGNGDDIDFDWRTVGEYLDRLDRNFEGRGIAVNAAYLIPQGTVRMYAVGWEDRPATGAELTRMKELVARGMAEGAVGMSSGLTYTPGMYANDAELTELCRVVAEYDGYYCPHHRSYGAGALGAYEEMVQLTRNAGCALHLAHATMNFGVNKGRAPELLTLLDRALDAGADISLDTYPYTPGCTTLVAMLPSWASEGGPESVLTRLADDATAERIRHHVEVLGSDGCHGVPIEWDTIEISGVGVPALADHVGRTVAESARLRGEAPWVTARRLLVEDRLGSTILQHVGHEENVRQIMRHRVHTGGSDGILQGDKPHPRAYGTFPQYLGRYVRELGILSLEECVAHLTSRPARRLRLTDRGYVREGYRADLVLFDPRTVAAGSTFEEPRTLPVGIPHVLIDGRFVIEDGRRTQVLAGRAVRGTGSVAG; the protein is encoded by the coding sequence ATGGACCTGGTCATCCGCAACACCCATGTCGTCGACGGCACCGGCGCCCCCGGCCACCGTGCCGATGTGGCCATCGCCGACGGCCGGATCGCCGAGATCCGCCCCGAGGGCTCCCCCGGCCCGCGCCCCTCCGCCCGCCGCACGCTCGACGCCGACGGGCTCGTCCTCTCGCCCGGCTTCATCGACATGCACGCGCACAGCGACCTCGCGCTGCTCCGCGACCCTGACCACAGCGCCAAGGCCGCGCAGGGCGTCACCCTCGAAGTCCTGGGCCAGGACGGTCTGTCGTACGCCCCGGTCGACGACCGGACGCTCGCCGAGGTACGCCGTTCCATCACCGGCTGGAACGGCAACGGCGACGACATCGACTTCGACTGGCGCACGGTCGGCGAGTACCTGGACCGCCTGGACCGCAACTTCGAGGGCCGGGGCATCGCGGTCAACGCCGCCTACCTCATCCCGCAGGGCACGGTCCGGATGTACGCGGTGGGCTGGGAGGACCGCCCCGCCACCGGGGCCGAGCTGACCCGGATGAAGGAACTCGTCGCCCGGGGCATGGCGGAGGGCGCGGTCGGCATGTCCTCCGGCCTCACGTACACCCCGGGCATGTACGCGAACGACGCCGAACTCACCGAACTGTGCCGGGTGGTGGCCGAGTACGACGGCTACTACTGCCCGCACCACCGCTCGTACGGGGCGGGAGCGCTCGGCGCGTACGAGGAGATGGTGCAGCTCACCAGGAACGCGGGCTGCGCCCTCCATCTCGCCCACGCCACCATGAACTTCGGCGTGAACAAGGGCAGGGCCCCCGAACTGCTCACCCTGCTCGACCGGGCCCTCGACGCGGGCGCCGACATCTCCCTCGACACCTACCCGTACACCCCCGGCTGCACGACCCTCGTCGCGATGCTGCCGAGCTGGGCGAGCGAGGGCGGACCCGAGTCGGTGCTCACCCGGCTCGCGGACGACGCGACGGCGGAACGGATCCGGCACCACGTGGAGGTGCTGGGCTCGGACGGCTGCCACGGCGTGCCGATCGAGTGGGACACGATCGAGATCTCGGGCGTCGGTGTGCCCGCGCTCGCCGACCATGTGGGACGCACGGTGGCCGAGTCCGCCCGGCTGCGCGGCGAGGCGCCCTGGGTGACCGCGCGCAGACTGCTCGTCGAGGACCGGCTCGGCTCGACGATCCTCCAGCACGTGGGCCACGAGGAGAACGTGCGGCAGATCATGCGCCACCGGGTGCACACCGGGGGCAGCGACGGCATCCTCCAGGGCGACAAGCCGCACCCGCGCGCCTACGGCACGTTCCCGCAGTATCTCGGCAGGTACGTACGGGAGTTGGGCATTCTGTCGCTGGAGGAGTGCGTCGCCCACCTCACCTCGCGCCCGGCCCGGCGGCTGCGCCTGACGGATCGCGGGTACGTCCGCGAGGGCTACCGCGCCGACCTGGTCCTCTTCGACCCGCGGACGGTGGCGGCGGGCTCCACGTTCGAGGAGCCGCGCACGCTGCCGGTCGGCATCCCGCACGTACTGATCGACGGCCGGTTCGTCATCGAGGACGGCCGCCGCACCCAGGTGCTGGCGGGCCGGGCCGTCCGAGGAACGGGGAGCGTCGCCGGGTAG
- a CDS encoding siderophore-interacting protein, which yields MGQALTVSYVRVVGVERVTPRTARVTFTGDALAELMEDRPDQQMKLCFPREGQGLPRLPEPDADDTYGMRWYEAYLAIPEAERPLMRSFTVRGYDSRLDVMAVDFVLHGDDGPATRWGRDARPGDVLGMVGPSSLYARPLPAADWLLLAGDETALPAIGTLLESLPAGARALVWAEVADAAEEQPFGSPGDVTVHWVHRDRGGSLPDAVRAARLPDGSGAAWLAGEAGAVRALRRHLVEERGLPRAAVQFSGYWRRSLTQDDAPTEEDLAWAKEQAEEQAGE from the coding sequence ATGGGGCAGGCGTTGACCGTTTCGTATGTGCGGGTCGTCGGCGTGGAGCGGGTCACTCCGCGGACGGCGCGCGTCACCTTCACCGGGGACGCGCTGGCGGAGCTCATGGAGGACCGGCCCGACCAGCAGATGAAGCTCTGCTTCCCGAGGGAGGGGCAGGGCCTGCCCCGGCTGCCGGAGCCGGACGCCGACGACACCTACGGCATGCGGTGGTACGAGGCGTACCTCGCGATCCCCGAGGCGGAGCGGCCGTTGATGCGGAGCTTCACCGTTCGCGGGTACGACAGCCGACTGGATGTGATGGCGGTCGACTTCGTGCTTCATGGCGACGACGGCCCCGCCACCCGCTGGGGCCGGGACGCGCGACCGGGCGATGTGCTCGGCATGGTCGGCCCGTCTTCGCTGTACGCCCGGCCGCTGCCCGCCGCCGACTGGCTGCTGCTGGCCGGCGACGAGACGGCGCTCCCCGCGATCGGGACCCTGCTGGAGTCCCTGCCGGCCGGGGCGCGGGCGCTCGTCTGGGCCGAGGTCGCCGACGCGGCGGAGGAGCAGCCGTTCGGCTCGCCCGGCGACGTGACCGTCCACTGGGTGCACCGGGACCGGGGCGGGTCGTTGCCGGACGCGGTGCGGGCGGCCCGGCTGCCCGACGGGTCCGGGGCCGCGTGGCTGGCCGGTGAGGCGGGGGCGGTACGGGCCCTGCGCCGCCATCTGGTCGAGGAGCGCGGGCTGCCCCGGGCGGCCGTGCAGTTCAGCGGCTACTGGCGGCGCAGCCTCACTCAGGACGACGCCCCGACCGAGGAGGACCTGGCCTGGGCGAAGGAGCAGGCGGAGGAGCAGGCGGGGGAGTGA
- a CDS encoding TetR/AcrR family transcriptional regulator, whose amino-acid sequence MVVFAGQGDARRSMSLLWRADGPEQRGRRPGPGPRPGLSVDAIVTAAITVADEDGMAALSMRAVGERLGRTAMALYTYVPGKSELLDLMYDAVHAELPTEYDDTGNWRTGLTDWARDRLEFHLRHPWALQVSQARPVLGPHEYAGLDTLVRLLNTTGLEAQVLRRLVGTLSHFVRGCAGTVAEARQAAAVTGESDEEWWFARSALLGEVAPDFADRYPSLTAMETGSAPQPPVPAPAPGEEAVPYLEREARETFDVGLGVLLDGIEAAVRRTAAP is encoded by the coding sequence GTGGTGGTCTTTGCCGGACAGGGCGACGCCCGTCGTTCGATGTCCCTGCTGTGGCGCGCCGACGGTCCGGAGCAGCGGGGCCGGCGCCCCGGCCCCGGCCCCAGGCCGGGGCTGAGCGTCGACGCGATCGTGACCGCCGCGATCACCGTCGCGGACGAGGACGGCATGGCCGCGCTGTCGATGCGCGCGGTGGGCGAACGGCTCGGCCGTACCGCGATGGCGCTCTACACCTATGTGCCCGGCAAGAGCGAGCTGCTGGACCTGATGTACGACGCGGTCCACGCCGAGCTGCCCACGGAGTACGACGACACCGGCAACTGGCGTACGGGGCTGACCGACTGGGCGCGGGACAGGCTCGAATTCCACCTCCGCCACCCCTGGGCGCTCCAGGTCTCCCAGGCCCGCCCGGTCCTCGGCCCGCACGAGTACGCGGGGCTGGACACCCTGGTGCGCCTGCTGAACACGACCGGGCTCGAAGCGCAGGTGCTGCGGCGGCTGGTCGGCACGCTGTCCCACTTCGTCCGCGGCTGCGCCGGGACGGTCGCCGAGGCGCGGCAGGCGGCTGCGGTGACGGGCGAGTCGGACGAGGAGTGGTGGTTCGCCCGCTCCGCGCTGCTGGGCGAGGTGGCCCCCGACTTCGCGGACCGCTATCCGAGCCTGACCGCGATGGAGACCGGGTCCGCCCCGCAGCCACCGGTCCCGGCCCCGGCGCCCGGCGAGGAGGCGGTGCCGTATCTGGAGCGGGAGGCGCGGGAGACGTTCGACGTCGGGCTCGGGGTGCTGCTCGACGGGATCGAGGCGGCGGTCCGGCGCACGGCGGCGCCATGA
- a CDS encoding serine protease has product MKKPLVGALFAVLLLGAGVAPATASTGHEAASPTAVKEKVRPKAVNFAGTVALSNCSGSVVRTPDSQPGDPALVLSNGHCMESGFPGPGEVVFDQPSTRSFTLLNASGSGVGTLRASKIAYGTMTDTDISVYQLTSTYAQIESKYGIKALELNTAHPVQGTAITVVSGYWKRTYACNVDGFVYRLKEGEWTWKDSVRYTSACQTIGGTSGSPVIDNATGKVVAVNNTGNEDGQECTDNNPCEVDESGNVTVREGINYAQETYGIVPCIGAGNKFDLDRAGCALPKP; this is encoded by the coding sequence ATGAAGAAGCCTCTCGTCGGTGCGCTGTTCGCTGTCCTGCTCCTCGGGGCAGGTGTCGCGCCCGCAACCGCGTCAACCGGCCACGAAGCGGCGTCGCCCACCGCGGTCAAGGAGAAGGTCCGGCCCAAGGCGGTCAACTTCGCCGGGACCGTGGCGCTCAGCAACTGTTCCGGCTCCGTCGTCCGCACTCCCGACTCCCAGCCCGGCGACCCCGCGCTCGTGCTCTCCAACGGGCACTGCATGGAGTCGGGATTCCCGGGCCCCGGCGAGGTCGTGTTCGACCAGCCGTCCACCCGTAGCTTCACCCTGCTGAACGCCTCGGGCAGCGGTGTCGGCACCCTGCGGGCGAGCAAGATCGCGTACGGGACGATGACCGACACCGACATATCGGTGTACCAACTCACCAGCACCTACGCCCAGATCGAGAGCAAGTACGGCATCAAGGCGCTGGAGCTCAACACCGCGCACCCGGTCCAGGGCACCGCGATCACCGTCGTGTCCGGGTACTGGAAGCGCACGTACGCCTGCAACGTCGACGGCTTCGTCTACCGCCTCAAGGAAGGGGAGTGGACCTGGAAGGACTCGGTCCGCTACACCTCCGCCTGCCAGACCATCGGCGGTACGTCCGGCTCCCCGGTGATCGACAACGCGACCGGCAAGGTCGTCGCCGTCAACAACACCGGCAACGAGGACGGCCAGGAGTGCACGGACAACAACCCGTGCGAGGTCGACGAGAGCGGCAATGTGACGGTGCGCGAGGGCATCAACTACGCCCAGGAGACGTACGGCATCGTGCCGTGCATCGGCGCCGGCAACAAGTTCGACCTCGACCGTGCGGGGTGTGCCCTGCCCAAGCCGTGA